The Micromonospora sp. M71_S20 genome window below encodes:
- the rpsL gene encoding 30S ribosomal protein S12 → MPTIQQLVRKGRQAKTSKTKTPALKGSPQRRGVCTRVYTTTPKKPNSALRKVARVKLSSQIEVTAYIPGVGHNLQEHSIVLVRGGRVKDLPGVRYKIVRGSLDTQGVRNRKQARSRYGAKKEKS, encoded by the coding sequence GTGCCCACGATCCAGCAGCTGGTCCGAAAGGGCCGCCAGGCTAAGACGAGTAAGACCAAGACCCCGGCGCTGAAGGGTTCCCCTCAGCGGCGCGGCGTGTGCACCCGCGTGTACACCACCACCCCGAAGAAGCCGAACTCGGCGCTGCGCAAGGTCGCTCGTGTCAAGCTCAGCAGCCAGATCGAGGTGACCGCCTACATCCCGGGCGTCGGCCACAACCTGCAGGAGCACTCGATCGTGCTCGTCCGCGGCGGCCGGGTGAAGGACCTCCCCGGCGTGCGTTACAAGATCGTCCGCGGTTCGCTGGACACCCAGGGTGTCCGCAACCGCAAGCAGGCGCGCAGCCGTTACGGCGCGAAGAAGGAGAAGAGCTGA
- the rplA gene encoding 50S ribosomal protein L1, translated as MQRSKSYRKAAEVIDRSKLYTPAEAVKLAKDTTTAKFDATVEVAMRLGVDPRKADQMVRGVVNLPHGTGKTARVIVFAAGAKAEEAAAAGADEVGTDELVARIQGGWLDFDAAIATPDQMAKIGRIARILGPRGLMPNPKTGTVTMDVTKAVSDIKGGKITFRVDKHSNLHLIIGKASFSETQLIDNYAAVLDEVLRAKPSAAKGKYLKKVTLTTTMGPGVPVDPNVVKNLQEASAEG; from the coding sequence ATGCAGCGCAGCAAGAGCTACCGCAAGGCCGCCGAGGTCATCGACCGGTCGAAGCTCTACACCCCCGCCGAGGCCGTGAAGCTGGCCAAGGACACCACCACCGCCAAGTTCGACGCCACGGTCGAGGTCGCCATGCGCCTCGGCGTCGACCCCCGCAAGGCGGACCAGATGGTCCGTGGCGTGGTCAACCTGCCCCACGGCACCGGTAAGACCGCCCGCGTGATCGTCTTCGCGGCCGGCGCGAAGGCCGAGGAGGCCGCCGCCGCCGGTGCGGACGAGGTGGGCACCGACGAGCTGGTCGCCCGGATCCAGGGCGGTTGGCTCGACTTCGACGCGGCGATCGCCACGCCGGACCAGATGGCCAAGATCGGCCGGATCGCGCGGATCCTGGGCCCGCGCGGTCTCATGCCGAACCCGAAGACCGGCACGGTGACCATGGACGTCACCAAGGCCGTCTCGGACATCAAGGGCGGTAAGATCACCTTCCGGGTGGACAAGCACTCCAACCTGCACCTGATCATCGGCAAGGCCTCGTTCTCCGAGACCCAGCTGATCGACAACTACGCGGCGGTCCTCGACGAGGTCCTGCGGGCCAAGCCGTCCGCCGCGAAGGGCAAGTACCTCAAGAAGGTCACCCTGACCACCACCATGGGCCCGGGCGTCCCGGTCGACCCCAACGTGGTGAAGAACCTGCAGGAGGCCTCGGCCGAGGGCTGA
- a CDS encoding DNA-directed RNA polymerase subunit beta' has translation MLDVNFFDELRIGLATADDIRQWSHGEVKKPETINYRTLKPEKDGLFCEKIFGPQRDWECYCGKYKRVRFKGIICERCGVEVTRSKVRRERMGHIELAAPVTHIWYFKGVPSRLGYLLDLAPKDLEKIIYFASYVVTSVDAESRHRDLSTIENEILAEKRQAENSRDSEIEKRATKLEADLAELEAEGAKADVRRKVKEGGEREMRQIRDRAQREIDRLDEVLDTFRKLEPKQLVTDELLYRELRDRFGEYFTGGMGAEAIKALVQNMDLDAEAENLRETIRSGKGQRKIRALKRLKVVAAFLNTRNSPLGMVLDCVPVIPPDLRPMVQLDGGRFATSDLNDLYRRVINRNNRLKRLIDLGAPEIIVNNEKRMLQEAVDALFDNGRRGRPVTGPGNRPLKSLSDMLKGKQGRFRQNLLGKRVDYSGRSVIVVGPKLKLHQCGLPKQMALELFKPFVMKRLVDLNHAQNIKSAKRMVERQRPVVWDVLEEVIGEHPVLLNRAPTLHRLGIQAFEPQLVEGKAIQIHPLVCTAFNADFDGDQMAVHVPLSAEAQAEARILMLSSNNILKPADGKPVTMPTQDMVIGLYHLTHLTAGEKGEGRAFSSDAEARMAYDNGELHLQAPVKIRLRGVVGVDNGAGAEAWTAPEGWVEGEPLTVETTLGRVLFNETLPQGYRFVNYEIRKGQLSAIVNDLAERFPKVALAATLDGLKEAGFHWATWSGVTIGMEDVIAPPRKREILERYEKEADQIDKQYQRGLMTPEERRGELIQIWTKATNEVAKEMDTALPQENPLWKMINSGARGNLLQLRQIAAIRGLVANPKGEIIPRPIKASYREGLSVLEYFISTHGARKGLADTALRTADSGYLTRRLVDVSQDVIIREEDCGTDRAIPMQIGERLDGKLVVHEHAETSVHARTLADDIKGPDGVAVAERGQDINSILVDKIVAAGVETVRVRSVLTCESKLGVCGACYGRSLPTGKTVDVGEAVGIIAAQSIGEPGTQLTMRTFHTGGVAGEDITQGLPRVQEIFEARVPKGKAPIADTPGRIRIEDGERSRKIIVVPDDGSDEIVYDKISKRVRLRTHDGGHVAVGEKLTEGTIDPHELLRIMGPRAVQVHLTSEVQEVYRSQGVLIHDKHIEIIIRQMLKRVTVIDSGSTEFLPGVLVDRALFESENRRLVSEGGEPAAGRPVLMGITKASLATDSWLSAASFQETTRVLTDAAINSRSDSLVGLKENVIIGKLIPAGTGISKYRNVRVEPTEEAKAKVYSMTGYPETDYGFGPASGQAVPLDDFDFGSYR, from the coding sequence GTGCTCGACGTCAACTTCTTCGACGAGCTGCGCATCGGCCTCGCCACCGCCGACGACATCCGTCAGTGGTCGCACGGTGAGGTCAAGAAGCCTGAGACGATCAACTACCGCACCCTGAAGCCGGAAAAGGACGGGCTCTTCTGCGAGAAGATCTTCGGTCCGCAGCGGGACTGGGAGTGCTACTGCGGTAAGTACAAGCGGGTCCGGTTCAAGGGCATCATCTGCGAGCGCTGCGGCGTCGAGGTGACCCGGTCGAAGGTCCGCCGTGAGCGGATGGGGCACATCGAGCTCGCCGCGCCGGTGACCCACATCTGGTACTTCAAGGGCGTGCCGAGCCGGCTGGGCTACCTGCTGGACCTCGCCCCCAAGGACCTCGAAAAGATCATCTACTTCGCCTCGTACGTCGTGACGAGCGTGGACGCCGAGTCGCGTCACCGTGACCTCTCGACGATCGAGAACGAGATCCTGGCCGAGAAGCGGCAGGCCGAGAACAGCCGCGACTCGGAGATCGAGAAGCGGGCCACCAAGCTCGAGGCCGACCTGGCCGAGCTGGAGGCCGAGGGTGCCAAGGCGGACGTCCGGCGCAAGGTCAAGGAGGGCGGAGAGCGCGAGATGCGCCAGATCCGCGACCGGGCCCAGCGCGAGATCGACCGCCTGGACGAGGTGCTGGACACCTTCCGCAAGCTGGAGCCGAAGCAGCTCGTCACCGACGAACTGCTCTACCGCGAGCTGCGGGACCGGTTCGGCGAGTACTTCACCGGCGGCATGGGCGCCGAGGCCATCAAGGCGCTGGTCCAGAACATGGACCTCGACGCCGAGGCCGAGAACCTGCGCGAGACGATCCGCTCCGGCAAGGGGCAGCGGAAGATCCGGGCGCTCAAGCGGCTCAAGGTCGTCGCGGCGTTCCTGAACACCCGCAACTCGCCGCTCGGCATGGTGCTCGACTGCGTGCCGGTCATCCCGCCGGACCTGCGCCCGATGGTGCAGCTCGACGGTGGCCGCTTCGCGACCTCCGACCTGAACGACCTGTACCGCCGCGTGATCAACCGGAACAACCGCCTCAAGCGACTGATCGACCTCGGCGCGCCCGAGATCATCGTCAACAACGAGAAGCGGATGCTCCAGGAGGCCGTCGACGCGCTGTTCGACAACGGCCGCCGCGGCCGGCCGGTCACCGGGCCGGGCAACCGCCCGCTGAAGTCGCTCTCCGACATGCTCAAGGGCAAGCAGGGCCGGTTCCGGCAGAACCTGCTGGGCAAGCGCGTCGACTACTCCGGCCGTTCGGTCATCGTTGTCGGCCCGAAGCTCAAGCTGCACCAGTGCGGCCTGCCCAAGCAGATGGCGCTTGAGCTGTTCAAGCCGTTCGTGATGAAGCGGCTGGTCGACCTCAACCACGCGCAGAACATCAAGTCCGCCAAGCGGATGGTCGAGCGGCAGCGGCCGGTCGTGTGGGACGTGCTGGAAGAGGTCATCGGCGAGCACCCGGTCCTGCTGAACCGGGCGCCGACCCTGCACCGCCTGGGCATCCAGGCCTTCGAGCCGCAGCTCGTCGAGGGCAAGGCCATCCAGATCCACCCGCTGGTCTGCACCGCGTTCAACGCCGACTTCGACGGTGACCAGATGGCGGTGCACGTGCCGCTGTCGGCCGAGGCCCAGGCCGAGGCGCGGATCCTGATGCTGTCGTCGAACAACATCCTCAAGCCGGCCGACGGCAAGCCCGTCACCATGCCCACCCAGGACATGGTGATCGGCCTCTACCACCTCACCCACCTCACGGCGGGCGAGAAGGGCGAGGGCCGGGCGTTCAGCTCGGACGCCGAGGCGCGGATGGCGTACGACAACGGCGAGCTGCACCTCCAGGCCCCGGTGAAGATCCGCCTGCGTGGCGTGGTCGGGGTCGACAACGGTGCCGGTGCCGAGGCGTGGACCGCCCCGGAGGGCTGGGTCGAGGGCGAGCCGCTGACCGTGGAGACGACCCTCGGCCGGGTGCTGTTCAACGAGACGCTGCCCCAGGGCTACCGCTTCGTGAACTACGAGATCCGCAAGGGTCAGCTCTCCGCGATCGTCAACGACCTCGCCGAGCGCTTCCCCAAGGTGGCGCTGGCGGCCACCCTGGACGGGCTCAAGGAGGCCGGCTTCCACTGGGCCACCTGGTCCGGCGTGACGATCGGCATGGAGGACGTCATCGCCCCGCCGCGCAAGCGGGAGATCCTGGAGCGGTACGAGAAGGAAGCCGACCAGATCGACAAGCAGTACCAGCGCGGTCTGATGACCCCGGAGGAGCGTCGCGGCGAGCTCATCCAGATCTGGACCAAGGCGACCAACGAGGTCGCCAAGGAGATGGACACCGCCCTGCCGCAGGAGAACCCGCTGTGGAAGATGATCAACTCGGGTGCCCGCGGTAACCTCCTCCAGCTCCGGCAGATCGCGGCGATCCGTGGTCTGGTGGCCAACCCGAAGGGCGAGATCATCCCGCGGCCGATCAAGGCCAGCTACCGGGAGGGTCTGTCCGTGCTGGAGTACTTCATCTCCACGCACGGTGCCCGTAAGGGTCTCGCGGACACCGCCCTGCGTACCGCCGACTCGGGTTACCTGACCCGTCGTCTGGTGGACGTCTCGCAGGACGTCATCATCCGCGAGGAGGACTGCGGCACCGACCGCGCCATCCCGATGCAGATCGGCGAGCGGCTCGACGGCAAGCTGGTCGTGCACGAGCACGCCGAGACCAGCGTGCACGCGCGGACGCTGGCCGACGACATCAAGGGGCCGGACGGCGTCGCCGTCGCCGAGCGGGGTCAGGACATCAACTCGATCCTGGTCGACAAGATCGTCGCCGCCGGGGTGGAGACGGTCCGGGTGCGCAGCGTGCTCACCTGCGAGTCGAAGCTGGGCGTCTGCGGCGCGTGCTACGGCCGCTCGCTGCCGACCGGCAAGACCGTGGACGTCGGCGAGGCGGTCGGCATCATCGCCGCCCAGTCGATCGGTGAGCCGGGTACGCAGCTGACGATGCGTACCTTCCACACCGGTGGTGTCGCGGGTGAGGACATCACCCAGGGTCTGCCCCGTGTCCAGGAGATCTTCGAGGCCCGGGTCCCGAAGGGCAAGGCGCCCATCGCCGACACCCCGGGTCGGATCCGGATCGAGGACGGCGAGCGCTCGCGGAAGATCATCGTGGTGCCGGACGACGGCAGCGACGAGATCGTCTACGACAAGATCTCCAAGCGGGTCCGGCTGCGGACCCACGACGGCGGTCACGTCGCGGTCGGCGAGAAGCTGACCGAGGGCACCATCGACCCGCACGAGCTGCTGCGGATCATGGGTCCGCGGGCGGTCCAGGTCCACCTGACCAGTGAGGTCCAGGAGGTCTACCGCTCGCAGGGTGTGCTCATCCACGACAAGCACATCGAGATCATCATCCGCCAGATGCTCAAGCGGGTGACGGTCATCGACTCCGGCTCGACCGAGTTCCTGCCGGGCGTGCTGGTCGACCGGGCGCTGTTCGAGTCGGAGAACCGCCGACTCGTCTCCGAGGGCGGCGAGCCCGCCGCCGGCCGTCCGGTGCTGATGGGTATCACCAAGGCCTCGCTGGCCACCGACTCCTGGCTCTCGGCGGCCTCCTTCCAGGAGACCACCCGGGTGCTGACCGACGCGGCGATCAACTCGCGCAGCGACTCGCTCGTCGGCCTCAAGGAGAACGTGATCATCGGTAAGCTCATCCCGGCCGGTACGGGCATCAGCAAGTACCGCAACGTCCGGGTCGAGCCGACCGAGGAGGCGAAGGCCAAGGTCTACTCGATGACCGGCTACCCGGAGACCGACTACGGCTTCGGGCCGGCCAGCGGCCAGGCGGTTCCGCTGGACGACTTCGACTTCGGGTCGTACCGCTAA
- a CDS encoding ATP-binding cassette domain-containing protein, whose translation MHLENVWLRYRRRGPWVLREAAVRVGPGEVVVVLGRNGVGKSTLLQVAAGVLRPSRGRVTGRPRHVGWVPERFPADQPFTVEHYLTAMGRVAGLDPAAAAHAVNHWTSRLGLAAFRRVRLPELSKGTAQKVGLAQAMLRPPGLLVLDEPWEGLDAATRDLVPEVIDEVVAAGGSVLVSDHRGEIARLPGARRWTVADGTVTEAAPSPDAALAVVEVAVPAARVDGTVARLRAEGHRILRVRRPARPGRVAPDGAEGPPAETVDPGTPPVARAPEATGGTTGGPR comes from the coding sequence GTGCACCTGGAGAACGTCTGGCTGCGCTACCGGCGGCGGGGCCCGTGGGTGCTGCGGGAAGCCGCGGTGCGGGTCGGCCCCGGTGAGGTCGTGGTCGTCCTCGGCCGCAACGGCGTGGGCAAGTCGACCCTGCTCCAGGTGGCGGCCGGGGTGCTGCGGCCGAGCCGGGGGCGGGTCACCGGTCGACCCCGGCACGTCGGGTGGGTCCCGGAGCGCTTCCCGGCCGACCAGCCCTTCACCGTCGAGCACTACCTGACCGCCATGGGACGTGTCGCCGGCCTCGACCCGGCGGCCGCCGCCCACGCGGTGAACCACTGGACCTCCCGGCTAGGCCTGGCCGCGTTCCGCCGGGTCCGCCTGCCGGAGCTGTCCAAGGGCACCGCCCAGAAGGTCGGCCTGGCCCAGGCGATGCTGCGTCCGCCCGGCCTGCTGGTGCTCGACGAGCCGTGGGAGGGCCTCGACGCCGCGACCCGGGACCTCGTGCCCGAGGTGATCGACGAGGTGGTGGCGGCGGGCGGGTCGGTACTGGTCAGCGACCACCGGGGCGAGATCGCCCGGTTGCCCGGTGCCCGCCGCTGGACGGTGGCGGACGGCACGGTCACCGAGGCCGCCCCGTCGCCGGACGCGGCGCTGGCGGTGGTCGAGGTCGCGGTCCCCGCGGCGCGGGTCGACGGCACCGTCGCCCGGCTGCGCGCCGAGGGGCATCGGATCCTTCGCGTACGCCGGCCCGCCCGGCCCGGCAGGGTCGCCCCGGACGGCGCCGAGGGGCCGCCGGCGGAGACCGTGGACCCCGGCACGCCGCCCGTCGCCCGGGCGCCAGAGGCCACGGGCGGGACCACCGGGGGGCCGCGGTGA
- the rplL gene encoding 50S ribosomal protein L7/L12: protein MAKLSTDELLDAFKEMTLIELSEFVKQFEETFEVTAAAPAAMMVAGPGAGAAAAEAEPEKDEFDVILEADGGKKIQVIKVVRELTGLGLKEAKDLVEAAPKAVLEKANKETADKAKAKLEGEGAKVTLK, encoded by the coding sequence ATGGCGAAGCTCAGCACCGACGAGCTGCTCGACGCGTTCAAGGAGATGACGCTGATCGAGCTCTCCGAGTTCGTGAAGCAGTTCGAGGAGACCTTCGAGGTCACCGCCGCCGCTCCGGCCGCGATGATGGTTGCCGGCCCGGGTGCCGGTGCCGCTGCGGCCGAGGCCGAGCCGGAGAAGGACGAGTTCGACGTCATCCTCGAGGCTGACGGCGGCAAGAAGATCCAGGTCATCAAGGTCGTGCGTGAGCTGACCGGCCTGGGCCTCAAGGAGGCCAAGGACCTGGTCGAGGCCGCTCCGAAGGCCGTCCTGGAGAAGGCCAACAAGGAGACCGCCGACAAGGCCAAGGCCAAGCTCGAGGGCGAGGGCGCCAAGGTCACCCTCAAGTGA
- the rplK gene encoding 50S ribosomal protein L11 produces the protein MPPKKKLVKTFTLQLPAGQATPAPPVGPALGQHGVNIMEFCKSYNAQTESQRGDIVPAEISVYEDRSFTFVLKTPPAARLLIKAAGVQKGSGVPHKEKVGSVSRAQVREIAEKKMADLNANDIDQAEKIIAGTARSMGLNVTD, from the coding sequence ATGCCTCCGAAGAAGAAGCTCGTCAAGACTTTCACGCTTCAGCTGCCGGCGGGCCAGGCCACTCCGGCGCCGCCGGTCGGCCCCGCGCTCGGCCAGCACGGCGTGAACATCATGGAGTTCTGCAAGTCCTACAACGCGCAGACCGAGTCCCAGCGGGGCGACATCGTCCCCGCCGAGATCAGCGTCTACGAGGACCGCAGCTTCACCTTCGTGCTGAAGACCCCGCCCGCCGCCCGGCTGCTGATCAAGGCCGCCGGCGTGCAGAAGGGCTCGGGCGTCCCGCACAAGGAGAAGGTCGGCTCCGTCAGCCGCGCCCAGGTGCGTGAGATCGCCGAAAAGAAGATGGCCGACCTCAACGCCAACGACATCGACCAGGCTGAGAAGATCATCGCCGGCACCGCCCGGTCGATGGGCCTCAACGTCACCGACTGA
- a CDS encoding DNA-directed RNA polymerase subunit beta, translating into MAASRPAKTSRTSSAFAPRRVSFGRITEHLEVPNLLAIQNESFDWLVGNEAWQGRSADDPHARSGLAEILDEISPIEDFSGTMSLSFSAPRFDEVKASIEECKEKDLTYCAPLFVTAEFTNNTTGEIKSQTVFMGDFPMMTPKGTFIINGTERVVVSQLVRSPGVYFDKQPDKTSDRDLTSVKVIPSRGAWLEFDIDKRDTVGVRIDRKRRQAVTVLLKAVGWSAERIRERFGWSELMMTTLEKDHIAGADEALLDIYRKLRPGEPPTRENAQTLLDNLFFNPKRYDVAKVGRYKFNKKLELEVPITTGTLTEDDIVATVEYLCRLHAGEDGYEADDIDHFGNRRLRTVGELIQNQVRVGLSRMERVVRERMTTQDVEAITPQTLINIRPVVAAIKEFFGTSQLSQFMDQTNPLAGLTHRRRLSALGPGGLSRERAGFEVRDVHPSHYGRMCPIETPEGPNIGLIGALSTFARVNPFGFIETPYRKVVDGRVTDQIDYLTADEEDRFVKAQANAPLKADGTFAEDRVLCRRKGGETEDVVPSAVDYMDVSPRQMTSVATAMIPFLEHDDANRALMGANMQRQAVPLVKAESPLVGTGMEYRAAVDAGDVVVAEVGGVIEDLCADYITIHQDDGHRRTYLLHKFRRSNAGSCVNQKPVVFEGDRVEAGQVIADGPCTDEGEMALGRNLLVAFMCWEGHNYEDAIILSQRLVQQDVLTSIHIEEHEVDARDTKLGPEEITRDIPNVSEEMLADLDERGIIRIGAEVVPGDILVGKVTPKGETELTPEERLLRAIFGEKAREVRDTSLKVPHGETGTVIGVRTFSREDGDELPPGVNELVRVYVAQKRKIQDGDKLAGRHGNKGVISKILPIEDMPFLEDGTPVDIVLNPLGVPSRMNIGQVLETHLGWVAKTGWSVDGDDAEWKRQLRSIEAHESEPDTNVATPVFDGAREEEISGLLSSTLPNRDGKQLIGSSGKAQLFDGRSGEPLPDPIAVGYIYILKLNHLVDDKIHARSTGPYSMITQQPLGGKAQFGGQRFGEMECWAMQAYGAAYALQELLTIKSDDVLGRVKVYEAIVKGENIPEPGIPESFKVLLKELQSLCLNVEVLSSDGVALEMRETDDEVFRAAEELGIDLSRREPSSVEEV; encoded by the coding sequence TTGGCAGCTTCCCGCCCTGCGAAGACCAGTCGTACGTCGAGCGCATTCGCTCCCCGCCGAGTTTCATTCGGCAGGATCACCGAACACCTCGAGGTCCCCAACCTCCTCGCCATCCAGAACGAGTCCTTCGACTGGCTCGTCGGCAACGAGGCTTGGCAGGGCCGGTCGGCGGACGACCCGCACGCACGCTCGGGTCTCGCGGAGATCCTCGACGAGATCAGTCCCATTGAGGACTTCTCCGGCACCATGTCGCTCTCCTTCTCGGCTCCGCGCTTCGACGAGGTCAAGGCCTCGATCGAGGAGTGCAAGGAGAAGGACCTGACCTACTGCGCCCCGCTGTTCGTGACCGCGGAGTTCACCAACAACACCACCGGCGAGATCAAGAGCCAGACGGTGTTCATGGGTGACTTCCCGATGATGACGCCGAAGGGCACCTTCATCATCAACGGCACCGAGCGCGTCGTCGTCAGCCAGCTCGTCCGGTCCCCGGGCGTCTACTTCGACAAGCAGCCGGACAAGACCTCTGACCGCGACCTCACCAGCGTCAAGGTCATTCCCAGCCGGGGCGCCTGGCTGGAGTTCGACATCGACAAGCGCGACACGGTCGGCGTCCGCATCGACCGCAAGCGCCGGCAGGCCGTCACCGTCCTGCTCAAGGCCGTCGGTTGGTCCGCCGAGCGCATCCGCGAGCGGTTCGGCTGGTCCGAGCTGATGATGACCACGCTCGAGAAGGACCACATCGCCGGCGCGGACGAGGCGTTGCTCGACATCTACCGGAAGCTCCGCCCTGGCGAGCCGCCGACCCGCGAGAACGCCCAGACCCTGCTCGACAACCTCTTCTTCAACCCGAAGCGGTACGACGTCGCCAAGGTCGGTCGTTACAAGTTCAACAAGAAGCTCGAGCTGGAGGTGCCGATCACGACCGGCACCCTGACCGAGGACGACATCGTCGCCACCGTGGAGTACCTCTGCCGGCTGCACGCCGGTGAGGACGGCTACGAGGCCGACGACATCGACCACTTCGGCAACCGGCGCCTGCGTACCGTGGGTGAGCTGATCCAGAACCAGGTCCGGGTCGGTCTGTCCCGGATGGAGCGCGTCGTCCGCGAGCGGATGACCACCCAGGACGTCGAGGCGATCACGCCGCAGACCCTGATCAACATCCGCCCGGTGGTGGCGGCGATCAAGGAGTTCTTCGGCACCTCGCAGCTGTCCCAGTTCATGGACCAGACCAACCCGCTGGCGGGCCTGACCCACCGGCGCCGGCTGAGCGCGCTCGGCCCGGGTGGTCTGTCCCGGGAGCGGGCCGGCTTCGAGGTCCGCGACGTGCACCCGTCCCACTACGGCCGGATGTGCCCGATCGAGACGCCGGAAGGCCCGAACATCGGTCTGATCGGCGCGCTGTCCACCTTCGCCCGGGTCAACCCGTTCGGCTTCATCGAGACGCCGTACCGGAAGGTCGTCGACGGTCGGGTCACCGACCAGATCGACTACCTGACCGCGGACGAGGAGGACCGGTTCGTCAAGGCGCAGGCCAACGCGCCGCTGAAGGCCGACGGCACGTTCGCCGAGGACCGGGTCCTGTGCCGTCGTAAGGGCGGCGAGACCGAGGACGTGGTGCCGAGCGCCGTCGACTACATGGACGTGTCGCCGCGGCAGATGACCTCGGTCGCGACCGCGATGATCCCGTTCCTCGAGCACGACGACGCCAACCGGGCACTGATGGGCGCGAACATGCAGCGCCAGGCGGTGCCGCTGGTCAAGGCCGAGTCCCCGCTCGTCGGCACCGGCATGGAGTACCGCGCCGCGGTCGACGCCGGTGACGTGGTCGTCGCCGAGGTCGGCGGCGTCATCGAGGACCTCTGCGCCGACTACATCACCATCCACCAGGACGACGGCCACCGCCGCACGTACCTGCTGCACAAGTTCCGCCGCTCCAACGCCGGCTCCTGCGTCAACCAGAAGCCGGTCGTCTTCGAGGGCGACCGCGTCGAGGCCGGCCAGGTCATCGCCGACGGTCCGTGCACCGACGAGGGCGAGATGGCGCTCGGGCGCAACCTGCTGGTGGCGTTCATGTGCTGGGAGGGCCACAACTACGAGGACGCGATCATCCTGTCGCAGCGCCTCGTGCAGCAGGACGTGCTCACCTCGATCCACATCGAGGAGCACGAGGTCGACGCCCGGGACACCAAGCTCGGCCCGGAGGAGATCACCCGCGACATCCCGAACGTCAGCGAGGAGATGCTCGCCGACCTCGACGAGCGCGGCATCATCCGGATCGGCGCCGAGGTCGTCCCCGGCGACATCCTGGTCGGCAAGGTCACGCCCAAGGGTGAGACCGAGCTGACCCCGGAGGAGCGGCTGCTCCGCGCGATCTTCGGTGAGAAGGCGCGCGAGGTCCGCGACACCTCGCTGAAGGTGCCGCACGGCGAGACCGGCACGGTCATCGGTGTGCGTACCTTCTCCCGCGAGGACGGCGACGAGCTGCCGCCGGGCGTCAACGAGCTGGTCCGGGTCTACGTCGCCCAGAAGCGGAAGATCCAGGACGGTGACAAGCTCGCCGGCCGGCACGGCAACAAGGGCGTCATCTCCAAGATCCTGCCGATCGAGGACATGCCCTTCCTGGAGGACGGCACGCCGGTCGACATCGTGCTCAACCCGCTGGGTGTGCCGTCCCGGATGAACATCGGCCAGGTGCTGGAGACGCACCTCGGCTGGGTGGCGAAGACGGGGTGGAGCGTCGACGGCGACGACGCCGAGTGGAAGCGCCAGCTGCGCTCCATCGAGGCACACGAGTCGGAGCCGGACACCAACGTGGCCACGCCGGTCTTCGACGGTGCCCGCGAGGAGGAGATCTCCGGCCTGCTGTCGTCGACCCTGCCCAACCGGGACGGCAAGCAGCTGATCGGTTCCAGCGGCAAGGCGCAGCTGTTCGACGGCCGCTCCGGCGAGCCGCTGCCGGACCCGATCGCGGTCGGCTACATCTACATCCTGAAGCTCAACCACCTGGTCGACGACAAGATCCACGCCCGGTCGACCGGTCCGTACTCGATGATCACGCAGCAGCCGCTGGGTGGTAAGGCGCAGTTCGGTGGCCAGCGCTTCGGCGAGATGGAGTGCTGGGCGATGCAGGCGTACGGCGCCGCGTACGCCCTGCAGGAGCTGTTGACCATCAAGTCCGACGACGTCCTCGGCCGGGTCAAGGTCTACGAGGCCATCGTCAAGGGCGAGAACATCCCGGAGCCGGGCATCCCGGAGTCGTTCAAGGTGCTGCTCAAGGAGCTGCAGTCGCTGTGCCTCAACGTCGAGGTGTTGTCCAGCGACGGTGTGGCCCTGGAGATGCGCGAGACCGACGACGAGGTGTTCCGCGCCGCGGAGGAGCTGGGCATCGACCTGTCCCGGCGCGAGCCGAGCTCGGTCGAAGAGGTCTGA
- the rplJ gene encoding 50S ribosomal protein L10 → MADKPIRADKATAVAELTESFRNAGATVLTEYRGLTVSQLTQLRRSLGKETSYTVAKNTLAKRAATDAGISGLDEMFSGPTALTFVSGDVVEAAKGLRDFAKANPKLVIKGGVFEGRAITAAEVTKLADLESREVLLAKLAGAMKGNLSKAAALFQAPLSKTARLAAALQEKREKEGAEAA, encoded by the coding sequence ATGGCGGACAAGCCGATCCGGGCCGACAAGGCCACGGCCGTCGCTGAGCTGACCGAGAGCTTCCGCAACGCGGGCGCCACGGTGCTGACCGAGTACCGCGGTCTGACGGTTTCCCAGCTCACCCAGCTGCGGCGCTCGCTCGGCAAGGAGACCAGCTACACGGTTGCGAAGAACACGCTCGCGAAGCGTGCCGCGACCGACGCTGGCATCTCCGGCCTCGACGAGATGTTCTCCGGTCCTACCGCGCTGACTTTCGTTTCGGGCGACGTCGTCGAGGCGGCGAAGGGGCTTCGCGACTTCGCGAAGGCCAACCCGAAGCTCGTCATCAAGGGCGGTGTCTTCGAGGGCAGGGCCATTACCGCGGCCGAGGTCACGAAGCTCGCCGACCTGGAGTCCCGTGAGGTGCTGCTGGCCAAGCTGGCCGGCGCGATGAAGGGCAACCTGAGCAAGGCCGCGGCCCTGTTCCAGGCCCCGCTGTCGAAGACCGCCCGTCTGGCGGCCGCCCTGCAGGAGAAGCGCGAGAAGGAGGGCGCCGAGGCGGCCTGA